A single Oncorhynchus tshawytscha isolate Ot180627B linkage group LG01, Otsh_v2.0, whole genome shotgun sequence DNA region contains:
- the LOC112250233 gene encoding NAD-dependent protein deacylase sirtuin-5, mitochondrial isoform X1, with protein sequence MTIYPLTSQRGLRMSATFPSCYSKQDLQLTLMIVRQFTSRGVTSHLCTRFKETQNRPVMARPSSDLAAFREVFSKAKHVAILTGAGVSAESGVPTFRGEGGFWRKWQAQDLATPGAFSQNPSRVWEFYHYRREVMLTKSPNSAHVAIAECEARLQKQGRRVTVITQNIDELHRRAGSTNILEMHGSLFKTCCMSCGHVGVNHKSPICAALEGKGAPDPNTSDAQIPPHDLPRCEQDGCSGLLRPNVVWFGETLDSDILTRVEEELDLCDLCLVVGTSSIVYPAAMFAPQVAARGIPVAEFNMEETPATMRFRFHFQGPCGTTLPPALARHNNEP encoded by the exons TTAACCCTGATGATTGTACGTCAGTTCACCAGCAGAGGCGTCACCTCTCATCTGTGTACCCGATTTAAAGAGACCCAGAACAGACCGGTCATGGCCAGACCCAGCTCAG ACCTAGCAGCGTTCCGAGAGGTGTTCTCGAAAGCCAAACACGTGGCCATCTTGACAGGAGCAGGGGTTAGTGCTGAGAGTGGGGTCCCAACCTTCAGAGGAGAAGGAGGCTTCTGGAGGAAATGGCAAGCCCAG GACCTGGCCACCCCTGGTGCGTTCAGTCAGAATCCATCCAGGGTATGGGAGTTCTACCACTACCGCAGGGAGGTGATGCTGACGAAGAGCCCCAACTCGGCTCATGTGGCCATAGCAGAGTGTGAGGCCAGGCTGCAGAAACAGGGGCGCCGCGTCACCGTCATCACACAGAACATCGATGAGCTACATCGCCGAGCCGGATCCACCAACATTTTGGAGATGCACG GCAGTTTGTTTAAAACCTGCTGTATGAGCTGTGGTCATGTTGGGGTTAACCACAAGAGCCCCATCTGTGCTGCCCTGGAGGGCAAAGG tgCTCCAGACCCCAACACCAGTGATGCTCAGATCCCTCCTCATGACTTACCCAG ATGTGAGCAGGATGGCTGTAGTGGTCTGCTCAGGCCTAATGTGGTCTGGTTCGGGGAGACTCTGGACTCAGACATCCTGACTCGCGTTGAAGAGGAACTAGACCTCTGTGACCTCTGCCTAGTG GTAGGTACGTCCTCCATAGTGTACCCAGCAGCAATGTTTGCTCCCCAGGTGGCGGCTAGAGGAATACCTGTAGCTGAATTTAACATGGAGGAAACACCCGCCACCATGCGCTTCAG GTTCCACTTCCAGGGCCCCTGTGGGACCACCCTGCCCCCTGCACTGGCACGCCACAACAATGAGCCCTGA
- the LOC112250233 gene encoding NAD-dependent protein deacylase sirtuin-5, mitochondrial isoform X2 yields MIVRQFTSRGVTSHLCTRFKETQNRPVMARPSSDLAAFREVFSKAKHVAILTGAGVSAESGVPTFRGEGGFWRKWQAQDLATPGAFSQNPSRVWEFYHYRREVMLTKSPNSAHVAIAECEARLQKQGRRVTVITQNIDELHRRAGSTNILEMHGSLFKTCCMSCGHVGVNHKSPICAALEGKGAPDPNTSDAQIPPHDLPRCEQDGCSGLLRPNVVWFGETLDSDILTRVEEELDLCDLCLVVGTSSIVYPAAMFAPQVAARGIPVAEFNMEETPATMRFRFHFQGPCGTTLPPALARHNNEP; encoded by the exons ATGATTGTACGTCAGTTCACCAGCAGAGGCGTCACCTCTCATCTGTGTACCCGATTTAAAGAGACCCAGAACAGACCGGTCATGGCCAGACCCAGCTCAG ACCTAGCAGCGTTCCGAGAGGTGTTCTCGAAAGCCAAACACGTGGCCATCTTGACAGGAGCAGGGGTTAGTGCTGAGAGTGGGGTCCCAACCTTCAGAGGAGAAGGAGGCTTCTGGAGGAAATGGCAAGCCCAG GACCTGGCCACCCCTGGTGCGTTCAGTCAGAATCCATCCAGGGTATGGGAGTTCTACCACTACCGCAGGGAGGTGATGCTGACGAAGAGCCCCAACTCGGCTCATGTGGCCATAGCAGAGTGTGAGGCCAGGCTGCAGAAACAGGGGCGCCGCGTCACCGTCATCACACAGAACATCGATGAGCTACATCGCCGAGCCGGATCCACCAACATTTTGGAGATGCACG GCAGTTTGTTTAAAACCTGCTGTATGAGCTGTGGTCATGTTGGGGTTAACCACAAGAGCCCCATCTGTGCTGCCCTGGAGGGCAAAGG tgCTCCAGACCCCAACACCAGTGATGCTCAGATCCCTCCTCATGACTTACCCAG ATGTGAGCAGGATGGCTGTAGTGGTCTGCTCAGGCCTAATGTGGTCTGGTTCGGGGAGACTCTGGACTCAGACATCCTGACTCGCGTTGAAGAGGAACTAGACCTCTGTGACCTCTGCCTAGTG GTAGGTACGTCCTCCATAGTGTACCCAGCAGCAATGTTTGCTCCCCAGGTGGCGGCTAGAGGAATACCTGTAGCTGAATTTAACATGGAGGAAACACCCGCCACCATGCGCTTCAG GTTCCACTTCCAGGGCCCCTGTGGGACCACCCTGCCCCCTGCACTGGCACGCCACAACAATGAGCCCTGA